One genomic segment of Sminthopsis crassicaudata isolate SCR6 chromosome 2, ASM4859323v1, whole genome shotgun sequence includes these proteins:
- the TMEM150A gene encoding transmembrane protein 150A → MTAWVILPVSLSAFSITGIWIVYAMAVMNHHVCPVENWSYNESCSTDPNIQGGPKSCCTLEDIPLISKCGTYPPESCLFSLIGNVGAFMVALVCLLRYGQLLEQSHRSWVNTMALITGCFNAAGLVVVGNFQVDHAKSLHYIGAGIAFPAGLLFVCLHCALSYHGAAAPLDFAMAHFRAVLAIIAFVALVLSGIFFIHESSQLQHVAALSEWVFVIDILVFYGTFSYEFGAVSTDTLVAAFQPAPSRACKSPGSSSTSTHLNCTPESIAMI, encoded by the exons ATGACCGCCTGGGTCATCCTCCCTGTCAGCCTCTCAGCTTTCTCCATCACTGGCATATGGATTGT GTATGCCATGGCAGTGATGAACCACCATGTGTGTCCTGTGGAGAACTG GTCCTACAACGAGTCCTGCTCCACCGACCCCAACATACAGGGTGGTCCCAAGAGCTGCTGCACTCTGGAGGACATCCCCCTGATCAG tAAATGTGGCACATACCCCCCTGAGAGCTGCCTCTTCAGCCTCATAGGCAACGTGGGCGCTTTCATGG TGGCCTTGGTCTGCCTTCTCCGCTATGGGCAGCTGCTGGAGCAGAGTCACCGGTCCTGGGTTAACACCATGGCTCTCATCACGGGCTGCTTCAATGCTGCTGGCCTGGTGGTAGTTGGCAACTTCCAG GTGGATCACGCCAAGTCTTTGCACTACATCGGGGCAGGAATCGCCTTCCCAGCGGGCCTCCTCTTCGTCTGTCTCCACTGTGCTCTCTCCTACCATGGTGCTGCTGCTCCCCTGGACTTCGCCATGGCCCACTTCCGTGCTGTGCTCGCCATTATTGCCTTTGTGGCCCTGGTTCTCA GTGGTATCTTCTTCATTCATGAAAGCTCGCAGCTCCAGCATGTGGCCGCCCTGTCTGAATGGGTCTTCGTCATCGACATCCTTGTTTTCTACGGCACTTTCAGCTACGAGTTCGGGGCAGTGTCCACAGACACATTGGTGGCAGCCTTCCAGCCAGCCCCTAGCAGAGCCTGCAAGTCTCCAGGGAGCAGCAGCACCTCCACTCACCTCAACTGTACACCAGAGAGTATTGCCATGATCTAA